The proteins below come from a single Gossypium raimondii isolate GPD5lz chromosome 2, ASM2569854v1, whole genome shotgun sequence genomic window:
- the LOC105788548 gene encoding adenine/guanine permease AZG2, whose amino-acid sequence MGFGLMGRLASSWRKMEMAVNDAVSKSIVGKYFRLEARKTCFTTELRAGTATFMTMAYIIAVNATILADSGGTCSRADCSVPANQTAASPDCMFKPNAGYENCVSKTKSDLVVATVLSAMIGSFAMGMLANLPLGLAPGMGPNAYLAYNLVGYHGSGSMSYQTALAVVLVEACAFLVISSLGLRSKLARLIPDSVRLACAAGIGLFIAFVGLQIHQGVGLIGPDPSTLVTITACTTTDPLTGACIGGKMKSPTFWLAMAGFLITCYGLMKEVKGSMIYGILFTTLISWIRGTVFTYFPETPLGDSNYNYFKKVVDFHKIESTAGVISFSHFNSRAVWVALATLLYVDLLATTGVLYTMAEIGGFVNDNGGFEGEYLAYIVDSSSTIVGSALGVSPVATYVESSAGMKEGGRTGLTAVVIAAYFFFSLFFTPLLTSVPPWAVGPSLIMVGVMMMKVVKDIKWEDVKEAVPAFVTMVLMPLTYSISNGIIGGVGVHVALSLYDLGLRLIKWLNQMRKIVRNGQNQVSAGAESMVEII is encoded by the coding sequence ATGGGGTTTGGGTTAATGGGAAGACTGGCAAGTTCATGGCGGAAGATGGAAATGGCTGTCAATGATGCAGTTTCTAAGAGCATCGTCGGAAAGTATTTCAGGCTTGAAGCAAGGAAAACGTGTTTCACAACGGAACTACGAGCTGGAACTGCTACCTTTATGACCATGGCTTATATCATTGCTGTTAACGCCACCATCCTAGCGGATTCCGGTGGCACCTGCTCGCGGGCCGATTGCTCGGTTCCGGCGAACCAAACTGCCGCTTCACCAGATTGCATGTTCAAGCCTAATGCAGGTTATGAAAACTGTGTCTCGAAAACCAAGAGTGACCTTGTGGTGGCCACTGTTTTATCAGCCATGATCGGGTCGTTTGCAATGGGGATGTTGGCCAACTTACCTCTGGGTTTGGCTCCTGGTATGGGTCCTAACGCTTACTTGGCTTATAACTTAGTAGGGTACCATGGATCAGGATCCATGTCATATCAAACTGCATTAGCTGTAGTTTTAGTCGAAGCTTGTGCTTTCCTCGTAATTTCTAGTTTAGGGCTTCGATCGAAACTAGCCAGGCTCATACCTGACTCAGTCAGGCTCGCTTGTGCGGCCGGAATCGGCCTTTTCATTGCATTCGTGGGATTACAGATCCACCAGGGTGTAGGCCTGATCGGGCCTGATCCCTCGACCTTGGTCACTATCACCGCCTGCACCACCACAGACCCTCTTACAGGCGCTTGCATTGGGGGCAAGATGAAGAGCCCCACGTTTTGGTTAGCCATGGCGGGGTTTTTAATAACTTGTTATGGGTTAATGAAGGAAGTTAAAGGAAGTATGATCTATGGGATTCTGTTTACTACGTTAATTTCATGGATTAGAGGCACTGTTTTTACATATTTCCCTGAAACCCCACTTGGCGACTCTAATTACAATTATTTCAAGAAAGTTGTTGATTTCCATAAGATCGAGTCCACCGCCGGGGTCATCAGTTTCAGCCACTTCAATTCCAGGGCGGTTTGGGTGGCTTTGGCAACGTTGTTATACGTTGATTTGCTTGCCACAACTGGTGTTCTATATACAATGGCCGAAATTGGTGGATTTGTGAATGATAATGGGGGATTTGAAGGAGAATATTTAGCATACATAGTTGATTCAAGCTCCACTATAGTCGGATCGGCGTTGGGAGTCTCTCCTGTCGCCACCTACGTAGAGTCATCAGCGGGGATGAAAGAAGGCGGTCGGACGGGATTAACGGCAGTAGTCATCGCAGCGTATTTCTTCTTTTCGTTGTTTTTCACACCGTTGTTGACCAGTGTTCCACCATGGGCGGTTGGGCCTTCACTGATAATGGTTGGGGTGATGATGATGAAAGTGGTGAAAGACATAAAATGGGAAGACGTGAAAGAAGCAGTGCCAGCGTTTGTGACAATGGTGTTAATGCCATTAACTTACTCAATATCCAATGGGATTATTGGTGGAGTTGGGGTTCATGTTGCTCTTAGTTTATATGATTTAGGGTTGAGGTTGATTAAATGGTTGAACCAGATGAGAAAAATAGTGCGCAATGGACAAAATCAAGTCTCGGCTGGGGCAGAATCCATGGTTGAAATCatttga
- the LOC105788549 gene encoding 26S proteasome non-ATPase regulatory subunit 6 homolog: MDTQDGTQQSQQLILAHNVFLLKHPDVSDIEKVRLSDEVLNSVQSNDMTSYYETLVTDKVLELDQSLLESMRAKNEEEIKKLDEKIADAEENLGESEVREAHLAKSLYYIRIGEKEKALEQLKVTESKTVAVGQKMDLVFYTLQIGLFYMDFDLISKSIDKAKNLFEGGGDWERKNRLKVYEGLYCMSTRNFKKAANLFLDSISTFTTYELFPYDTFIFYTVLTSIISLDRVSLKQKVADAPEILTVIGKIPHLSEFLNSLYDCQYKSFFLAFAGLTEQIKLDRYLHPHFRFYMREVRTVVYSQFLESYKSVTIEAMAKAFGVTVEFIDMELSRFIAAGKLHCKIDKVAGVLETNRPDAKNALYQATIKQGDFLLNRIQKLSRVIDL; the protein is encoded by the exons ATGGACACACAAGATGGAACTCAGCAGTCACAGCAACTCATCCTTGCTCACAACGTCTTCCTCCTCAAGCATCCAGACGTCTCTGACATCGAGAAGGTCCGCCTCAGCGATGAGGTCCTCAACTCGGTCCAATCCAATG ATATGACTTCATATTATGAAACCCTCGTTACTGATAAAGTGTTGGAGCTGGACCAGAGCCTTTTGGAATCGATGCGTGCCAAGAATGAGGAGGAGATTAAGAAGCTTGACGAGAA GATTGCTGATGCTGAAGAAAACTTAGGTGAAAGTGAAGTTCGAGAAGCACATTTAGCAAAATCCTTATATTACATTCGGATAGGTGAAAAG GAGAAAGCATTGGAGCAACTGAAGGTGACAGAAAGCAAGACAGTTGCTGTTGGCCAAAAGATGGACTTGGTTTTCTATACTTTGCAAATTGGCttgttctatatggattttgaTCTTATTTCCAAGAGCATTGATAAAGCAAAAAA CTTGTTTGAAGGAGGGGGTGACTGGGAGAGGAAGAACCGTTTAAAGGTGTATGAAGGCTTGTATTGCATGTCCACTCGAAATTTTAAGAAAGCTGCCAATCTATTTTTGGATTCTATTTCAACCTTCACAACTTATGAACTTTTCCCTTATGACACATTCATATTTTACACCGTGCTTACTAGCATCATATCATTGGATAGAGTTTCCCTGAAACAAAAG GTGGCTGATGCTCCTGAAATCCTGACTGTGATTGGAAAAATTCCACATCTTTCGGAATTTTTAAACTCTCTATATGATTGCCAGTACAAATCATTCTTCTTAGCCTTCG cTGGCCTGACGGAGCAGATAAAACTGGACCGATATTTGCATCCTCATTTCCGGTTTTACATGAGGGAAGTCAGAACTGTTGTTTACTCTCAATTTCTGGAATCCTACAAAAGTGTTACGATTGAAGCCATGGCAAAGGCTTTTGGAGTGACAGTGGAGTTCATTGATAT GGAGCTATCCCGTTTCATTGCAGCGGGGAAGCTTCATTGCAAGATTGACAAGGTTGCTGGTGTTCTCGAAACTAACCGCCCTGATGCGAAGAATGCTCTTTACCAAGCCACCATTAAACAAGGTGACTTCTTACTAAACCGGATCCAGAAGTTGTCACGCGTCATTGACCTATGA